A single region of the Glycine max cultivar Williams 82 chromosome 20, Glycine_max_v4.0, whole genome shotgun sequence genome encodes:
- the LOC100775293 gene encoding alpha-L-fucosidase 1, translating to MVRLWCSSLLMTILFQQLIRLCISWSVQTPTPPLPILPLPTYSQLQWQQREIIMFLHFGVNTFTDREWGTGQENPAIFNPTGLNTTQWATVAADAGVSLMILTAKHHDGFCLWPSKYTDHSVISSPWQGGKGDVVQDFVNAATAQGIDVGIYLSPWDRHDPRYGNDLLYNQYYLAQLQELLKKYSNVREIWFDGAKGANAKNMTYYFSDWFSMVKELQSSINIFSDAGPDVRWVGDETGSAGYTCWSTINRTSLSIGSPDIIQYINTGDPKGTDWLPAECDVSIRHGWFWHKSESPKKLSELLDIYYNSVGRNCVLLLNVPPNTSGLITEADANRLKEFRSAINTIFHQNLAEDCFVKVSSQRRGFGPEKMLDSEHLWSYWAPRDDDGEKDHWIEIWAKEGKFRFNVIRIQEAIGLGQRIKRHEIYVDGKLIIKATTVGYKRLHRLNGGEVHARVVRIRIRKARGVPLISSIGLHYDPFWHSKFTPT from the exons ATGGTTAGGCTATGGTGCTCTTCTCTCTTAATGACAATCTTATTCCAACAACTCATCAGATTGTGCATTTCTTGGAGTGTGCAAACCCCAACACCCCCATTGCCAATCCTCCCTCTCCCAACATATTCCCAGTTGCAATGGCAACAAAGGGAGATCATAATGTTCTTGCATTTTGGTGTGAACACATTCACTGACAGAGAATGGGGCACTGGCCAGGAAAACCCAGCAATCTTCAATCCAACAGGGCTCAACACCACCCAGTGGGCCACTGTGGCAGCAGATGCAGGAGTTTCATTAATGATATTAACTGCAAAACACCATGATGGCTTTTGCCTATGGCCTTCCAAGTACACTGACCATTCTGTCATTAGCAGCCCCTGGCAAGGTGGCAAGGGTGATGTTGTTCAAGACTTTGTCAATGCAGCCACTGCACAAGGAATTGATGTAGGGATCTACCTTTCACCTTGGGATAGACATGACCCTAGATATGGCAATGATTTGCTCTACAACCAATACTACTTGGCTCAACTACAAGAGTTGCTCAAGAA ATATTCAAATGTTAGAGAGATTTGGTTCGATGGAGCAAAGGGTGCCAATGCAAAAAATATGACCTATTACTTTTCAGATTGGTTTTCCATGGTGAAGGAGTTGCAGAGTTCCATCAACATCTTCTCTGATGCCGGTCCTGATGTTAGGTGGGTGGGAGATGAAACAGGTTCTGCAGGGTACACATGCTGGTCTACCATTAATCGAACCTCTCTATCCATTGGAAGTCCAGACATCATTCA GTATATAAATACTGGTGATCCAAAAGGGACTGATTGGCTACCTGCGGAATGTGATGTCTCCATTCGGCATGGATGGTTTTGGCATAAGtcagaatcaccaaaaaagctaAGTGAACTACTTGACATTTATTACAATTCGGTTGGAAGAAATTGTGTGTTACTTCTAAATGTACCTCCTAATACAAGTGGGCTTATAACTGAAGCTGATGCTAATAGATTGAAAGAGTTTAGAAGTGCAATTAACACAATTTTTCATCAGAATCTTGCTGAGGATTGTTTTGTTAAAGTTAGTAGCCAAAGAAGGGGTTTCGGGCCAGAAAAGATGCTAGACAGCGAACACTTGTGGTCATATTGGGCCCCAAGGGATGATGATGGTGAAAAGGACCATTGGATTGAAATATGGGCCAAGGAAGggaaattcagattcaatgtgATTAGAATACAAGAGGCAATTGGTCTTGGTCAAAGGATCAAACGGCATGAAATCTATGTGGATGGTAAATTGATCATCAAAGCCACAACAGTGGGTTACAAGAGGCTTCATAGGCTTAATGGGGGTGAGGTGCACGCTCGTGTGGTGAGGATCAGAATCAGAAAGGCAAGAGGAGTGCCTCTTATTTCTTCCATTGGCTTGCATTATGATCCTTTCTGGCACTCAAAGTTTACTCCAACCTGA